The following DNA comes from Flavobacterium sp. N3904.
ATTGAAGCCGAATTCAATTTGAAAAACAACATTAAAGTCGAAAATCACCGTGTAGAACCCCATATTTTTATCAAAGTTGATAAAAAAATGGTCAAAATAAATATTGATGAGATTCTTTTTATCGAAGGAATGAAAGAATACATCAAAGTTGTCACTCCCGAAAAAACATATATTACTCACAAATCATTAACTTCATTGACTGAAGAATTGCCTGCTGACCGTTTTATGCGCATTCATAAATCCTATACCATTGCATTAAACAAAGTAAAATCAATCGAAGGAAACCGAATTCAAATCCTATCCTATACTATACCCATTGGTCGAAATTACAGTAAAGAAGTAAAAAGCAAAATTCTGGAATAATTTCTAGACGAAAAATCATTTTTATTTAGAGAAATCATCACAAAATAGCCATTTGTTGAAGAAATAGTGTTGTTTATATAAAAGTGAAAAACTTTACATGATAAAATTTTTTTTTGATATTCTTAACAAATATATTTACAGTCTTGCAGCATCAAAAAATTAATAATTAACCAAAAAAATTAAATTTTTAAATTATGAGTTCAGAAAATTCACAAACCAAATGGGGTCAATTTATCCCCTTAGTTATCGTATTCTTCTTTTGGGGATTTGTAGCTGCAAGTAACGACATTTTAATCCCTGTTTTCAAAAAAGCTTTTGATTTAACCCAAGGTCAAAGTCAGTTTGTTTCCATCGCTTTTTATATTTCTTATACCGTTGGTTCCTTAATATATATGGGGATTTCTCTATTGATTAAACAAGATATAGTTAATAAAATCGGGTATAAAAATGGACTCGCTTTGGGATTGGTAATTTCTGCTCTTGGAACTTTATTATTTTATCCAGCGGCTAATACCGGATCTTATCCGTTAATGTTGGCTGGTTTATTTACGGTTGGATTAGGTTTTTCTCTGCAGCAAACCGTTGCAAATCCATTGGCAATTGCACTGGGACCAATAAAAACAGGCGTACAACGATTGACTTTAGCAGGTGGTATAAATAATTTGGGAACTACAATTGGACCACTAATTGTGAGTTTTGCTATTTTTGGAGCTGCATCAACTGGAAATACTGACATGAGTATCGAAAGTGTTAAAATTCCTTATTTAGTATTAGGCTTAGCGTTTCTGCTTGTGGCTGTTTTATTAAAATTTTCTTCATTACCAGA
Coding sequences within:
- a CDS encoding LytR/AlgR family response regulator transcription factor, whose amino-acid sequence is MKIKCVLIDDEPLAIKVLLNYFENFSDFEVIGTFNNSLEGLEFINTNSVDAVFLDINMPMMTGFELISLLENKTRIVITTAFREFAAESYDLEVLDYLVKPIPLPRFIKCIHKIEAEFNLKNNIKVENHRVEPHIFIKVDKKMVKINIDEILFIEGMKEYIKVVTPEKTYITHKSLTSLTEELPADRFMRIHKSYTIALNKVKSIEGNRIQILSYTIPIGRNYSKEVKSKILE